ATTTGGCCCTCACAGGTCAGCTGCCTGGGACCACCCCCACCATTCCTGGAATGTTCCCCAATATGTTACCCTTGGCGGCTGGacaggtttttttttttttcactctttcatgtaaaattaattctagCTCTTATGTAGTTTCTAAAGACTTGTGTTCACTTGATGGCAGTTCGGAGCACTACCCGTAATGCCCGTTCAGGCAATGACGCAGCAGgttgatttatatatgtcTTTCTCTAGTGCTTGTTAGATTTGATTATTAAAGATTCCTTAAATGTTGTTTTGTCAGGCTACAAGACATGCTCGGCGGGTTTATGTTGGTGGTCTGCCCCCCACTGCTAATGAACAGGTAGATATGTTCCATCTCAATAGATTTATTCTCTCCCCTACATATATGCCTTTCCATCTGTGACTCCATGATAGGTACCTGGTGTTATATACTTCTGTCATGTCTAAATGTTTATTACCGTATTGTGTAAAAGCATGTGCCATATATTGCAACCATTTGATCTATGTGAGCTTTTGTCTTCTCGTGCTCTTAGATTGCACATGAGTttaatttgtgtgtgattATATCTAACCTCTAAACTGCAGGCTTAGCTGTTAAGTACTTAGAATTTGTATGCCTTTTTGTACCTTGGTTCATCCACTCTGCTTATGTGTTTCGTTACTTTTGTCTCTCTCATGGCAGTCTGTAGCAACTTTCTTCAGTCATGTTATGTCAGCAATAGGAGGGAACACTGCCGGTCCAGGTTAGTCAACTTGCAAGATAGacacttgttttaattttctttgagTTTGATGAATGCCTTGTACTTGTCATGTTCTTTATTATTTCAGGAGATGCGGTGGTGAATGTTTATATTAACCATGAGAAGAAATTTGCTTTTGTGGAGATGAGATCTGTTGAAGAGGCTAGCAATGCAATGGCTTTAGATGGCATTATATTTGAGGTAATGCACATTTTATGAACTTTAAGTTATGAAGGTGTAGAAGGTTACTGAAATTTCAATCTCAACTGCGTCTAATTAAATCTAGAAGTTTGGTTCACCTCAAAGTAGTTTATGTTTTgttcaattcatttttcagGGTGCACCAGTCAAAGTGAGAAGACCCAGCGATTATAACCCTTCACTGGCTGCCACTCTCGGCCCTAGTCAACCCAATCCCAATCTGAATCTTGCAGCTGTTGGATTGACTCCAGGATCTGCTGGTGGGCTTGAAGGTCCCGACCGCATATTTGTTGGTGGATTACCATATTATTTCACAGAATCACAGATCAGGGAACTGCTGGAGTCCTTTGGGCCGCTTCGGGGCTTTGATCTGGTTAAAGACAGAGAAACTGGGAACTCCAAAGGCTATGCATTCTGTGTTTACCAGGATTTATCAGTTACAGATATTGCTTGTGCAGCTCTTAATGGGATAAAGATGGGTGATAAAACACTTACTGTAAGACGTGCTAACCAGGGTGCATCGCAACCTAAACCTGAGCAAGAGAGCGTGCTATTGCATGCTCAACAACAAATAGCATTGCAGGTACTACTTGAGATTATTGATTGTAAAGGTCTGAAGTTCCCTTCAATGCCAGATTGACTTTACTAAACTTCATATTCAATTCTAATGAAAACTAGAACTTGTGCTTTTGACCTGTTAGCCTtatcttcttgttctttctgCTATGAATTATAACTGAAACTGTTGGCCTGAATTTACTAGTCCTATTCTTCAAATAGttctcattcatttttcttcctaCAGAGGCTCATGTTAGCACCTAATATGACACCAGCTACGAAAGTCGTGTGCTTAACGCAAGTGGTTACTGCAGAAGAGCTCAAGGATGACGACGACTATGAAGATATAGTAGAAGACATGAGAACTGAATGTGGAAAATTTGGTAATTATTCTTTCCATGCTTACTCTTACCTTTTGTTTCACCAGTCTTCATctacaataattaatcattctttttcttacggtctaacttatattttatatccTTCTCTCAAGTACATGAAGAAAACCAGAGCTTATAAATTAAGTCTGATGCAGGTAGTTTTCTCTTATATTGTTATGACACGTTCCATTGTTATTAACTTTGCAGGTACTCTGGTCAACGTGATCATTCCTCGCCCACTTCCCAGTGGTGAAATGCCACCAGGTGTAGGAAAGGTTAGCTACTCAGCAAAACTTTTTCACTAGAGATGCCTCTTGAATATATGGCTTGTAGTGGAACATCTCTCCAGTTGTGGACTTCATATGATTTCAGATTGCTTGGCAGCTTCATATTTCTCCAAGTATTTCTTTATGATCAGAAAATTGACACTCTTTTGTGTAGGTCTTCTTGGAGTATGCTGACACCGAGAGTGCTACGAAAGCTCGACAAGGGTTGAACGGTAGAAAATTTGGGGGAAATGAAGTAGTGGCAGT
This region of Sesamum indicum cultivar Zhongzhi No. 13 linkage group LG4, S_indicum_v1.0, whole genome shotgun sequence genomic DNA includes:
- the LOC105160560 gene encoding splicing factor U2af large subunit B-like isoform X2, translated to MNTGQLPGTTPTIPGMFPNMLPLAAGQFGALPVMPVQAMTQQATRHARRVYVGGLPPTANEQSVATFFSHVMSAIGGNTAGPGDAVVNVYINHEKKFAFVEMRSVEEASNAMALDGIIFEGAPVKVRRPSDYNPSLAATLGPSQPNPNLNLAAVGLTPGSAGGLEGPDRIFVGGLPYYFTESQIRELLESFGPLRGFDLVKDRETGNSKGYAFCVYQDLSVTDIACAALNGIKMGDKTLTVRRANQGASQPKPEQESVLLHAQQQIALQRLMLAPNMTPATKVVCLTQVVTAEELKDDDDYEDIVEDMRTECGKFGTLVNVIIPRPLPSGEMPPGVGKVFLEYADTESATKARQGLNGRKFGGNEVVAVFYPENKFSEGDYSG
- the LOC105160560 gene encoding splicing factor U2af large subunit A-like isoform X1 — protein: MSSHEIDGNSLSPSHADSPESAGVHQEDLKGSSSAGSKHGSRDHMKDRDRESSKSRDKERERGRDKDRDRDRDKDRERDRDRDRDRDRERDRDKDRERDRDKDRGDRHHRDRHRERSERRERTRDRDDDDDDYYRSRDSDRRRDRDRDREDRHRHRSRSRSRPKSERRSRSRSRSRSKSKRMSGFDMAPPAALLPNAAAAVAGQLPGTTPTIPGMFPNMLPLAAGQFGALPVMPVQAMTQQATRHARRVYVGGLPPTANEQSVATFFSHVMSAIGGNTAGPGDAVVNVYINHEKKFAFVEMRSVEEASNAMALDGIIFEGAPVKVRRPSDYNPSLAATLGPSQPNPNLNLAAVGLTPGSAGGLEGPDRIFVGGLPYYFTESQIRELLESFGPLRGFDLVKDRETGNSKGYAFCVYQDLSVTDIACAALNGIKMGDKTLTVRRANQGASQPKPEQESVLLHAQQQIALQRLMLAPNMTPATKVVCLTQVVTAEELKDDDDYEDIVEDMRTECGKFGTLVNVIIPRPLPSGEMPPGVGKVFLEYADTESATKARQGLNGRKFGGNEVVAVFYPENKFSEGDYSG